A single genomic interval of Armigeres subalbatus isolate Guangzhou_Male chromosome 1, GZ_Asu_2, whole genome shotgun sequence harbors:
- the LOC134207803 gene encoding rabenosyn-5 — protein sequence MSNPFEEPDDLSKPPSGYGGGKSDSGFLLLDHDDTEILEGFLCPICKADLKTPERLTVHVEQQHSEEQDLLKSLKEMFSFAKKKILNLDETATDLARSLDSSLQVVGGGRQERAVAVVNPILMSIDQMVGTDCDHMSYFKAVRNPRLERYASETNKLIIRLDKLLDGLPSDMDARKKHEQSKVPWIDGKLVKLCPSCAKSFGLTRRQHHCRVCGSVMCDGCSFHLSFEEARAIVQPVSPGLEGAKAVSAVEDQGKDHEASGFRVCEHCLHLLMNRKEMQDSRSDRPLITKLYDRLLQEKKDIEPDIPMYSKIIGSLYEGDAIYRLSDASALREKIGRAAERIDNISKTVLSIPFVQGSREEALKKAIRLSCVSFIKERMLSIPPLPVEDEIKKIQLRKKQETARRIERERRLALEAYERYELQSETTANYNGSSSSSTASTAEMTNGRFYGATTVAGSDNWSGYQAAGVAVSSSTDPLIDQINIVKGYIKQAREALRFEEVETLERNLSELTQEFYERQRRTEAGASGQ from the coding sequence ATGTCCAACCCTTTCGAAGAACCGGATGACCTATCAAAGCCGCCGTCGGGCTACGGCGGTGGGAAGAGTGACAGTGGATTCCTTCTGCTAGATCATGATGATACGGAGATCCTGGAGGGCTTCCTATGCCCGATCTGTAAAGCGGATTTAAAAACACCGGAACGACTAACGGTTCACGTCGAACAACAGCATTCGGAGGAGCAGGATCTGCTGAAGTCATTGAAGGAAATGTTCAGCTTTGCGAAAAAGAAAATTCTCAACTTGGACGAAACGGCCACAGATTTGGCGCGGAGTTTAGACAGTTCCCTGCAGGTGGTTGGTGGTGGGAGGCAAGAGCGCGCCGTTGCGGTGGTGAATCCGATTTTGATGTCCATTGATCAGATGGTGGGTACGGATTGTGACCATATGAGCTATTTCAAGGCGGTACGGAATCCTAGACTGGAGAGGTATGCTTCCGAGACGAACAAGTTGATTATACGACTGGATAAGCTGCTGGATGGATTGCCGAGTGATATGGATGCGCGGAAGAAGCACGAGCAGAGCAAGGTGCCGTGGATCGATGGAAAGCTAGTGAAGTTGTGTCCGAGCTGTGCGAAAAGTTTTGGATTGACGAGGAGGCAGCACCATTGTCGGGTTTGTGGATCGGTCATGTGCGACGGATGTTCGTTTCATTTGTCGTTTGAGGAAGCCCGAGCGATTGTGCAACCGGTTAGCCCGGGGCTGGAGGGGGCAAAAGCGGTTTCTGCGGTTGAAGATCAGGGCAAGGATCATGAAGCGTCGGGTTTCAGAGTATGTGAGCATTGTTTGCATCTGCTGATGAACCGGAAGGAGATGCAGGACTCCAGATCGGATCGGCCTTTGATTACAAAGTTGTATGATAGACTGCTGCAGGAAAAGAAAGACATCGAACCAGACATTCCAATGTATTCCAAGATAATTGGCAGTTTGTATGAAGGCGACGCCATTTACCGGCTCTCAGACGCCAGTGCTTTGCGCGAGAAGATTGGGCGGGCAGCAGAACGGATCGATAATATTAGTAAAACAGTTTTGTCCATTCCGTTCGTGCAGGGGAGTCGAGAGGAAGCGTTGAAGAAAGCGATTCGACTATCGTGTGTTTCGTTTATCAAAGAGCGTATGTTGTCGATTCCTCCACTGCCGGTTGAGGACGAGATTAAGAAGATTCAACTGCGAAAGAAGCAGGAGACCGCCCGAAGGATTGAGAGGGAAAGAAGGCTGGCGCTGGAGGCTTACGAGCGGTACGAACTGCAATCGGAGACGACGGCGAACTACAACGGTAGTTCAAGTTCCAGTACGGCTTCCACGGCGGAAATGACGAACGGAAGGTTCTACGGGGCCACCACGGTGGCCGGATCGGACAACTGGAGCGGCTACCAGGCGGCAGGAGTGGCCGTTTCGAGCAGTACCGATCCATTGATAGATCAGATAAATATTGTTAAGGGATATATTAAGCAAGCGAGGGAGGCCCTGCGGTTCGAGGAAGTTGAAACGTTAGAGCGAAATTTGAGCGAGCTGACGCAGGAGTTCTACGAGCGACAGAGACGCA